In Mycoplasma feriruminatoris, the sequence TGATGATAATAAAATATTTGATAATCATATCCATTTTAATGACGAATCAAAATATAAAGATGTTAATGTTGAGCAATTAATAAAAGAATCAAAAGAACATGTATCTGGTTGATTATGTGCTAGTTTTGATTTAATTTCTAGTCAAAAAGCAGTTGAGTTTTCTGAACAATTTGAAAATGTTTATGCAGCTATTGCGGTTCATCCAAATGATGTGCAAAACTTTGATGATAAAGTGTTTGATGAGTTTGAAAAACTAATTACAAATAAAAAAGTAGTTTGTGTTGGAGAAACAGGATTAGATTATTTTTATTCTAAAGAATATGTTGAAAAACAAAAAGAGTTTTTTAAAAAACACATTGATCTAGCAGTTAAGTATAATAAAGTGTTACAAATGCACATAAGAGATCAAAAAGATCAATTTGAAGCTTATGATGATGTTATAAAAATCATAAAAAATCTAAATCAAGTTACTAAAAGTGTTCATTGTTTTTCAGCTAACGCAACTTATGCACAAAAGTTTTTAGATTTAAATTGTTATATTAACATTGGTGGGGCTGTTAGTTTTAAAAATGCAAAAGACCTACAAGAAGCAGTTAAAATTATTCCACTAGAAAAAATGTTATTAGAAACTGATGCGCCTTATTTAGCTCCTCATCCTTATAGAGGTCAAGTTAATCATCCTAAATACATTTATTTAACTGCTTTAAAAATAGCTGAACTAAAAAATGTTGATGTAGAAGAAGTAATTAGAATAACTACTCAAAATAGTAAAAAGATTTTTAATATAAATTAGTATGATCAAAACTACAAGTCAAATCAGTCATTCATTAGCAATAACTCTAGTTATTGTTTCAGTGATTCTATTTATTCTAGCTATTTTATCTATTGTGCTTATCTTTTATTTTTATAAAAAGAAAAAACAAGAACATACTAATCAGTTGCAATTAAAGAATAATAAAAAACAAAGTTATTTTTGATTCTTATATTTAATTTTTATAGTAGGTTTGACTTGTTTTTTAGCAGGTATTTTATTAATGTTTTTAGGTACTTCTAATTTATAAAACAAATTAAAAGCAATCTTTAATAAGATTGCTTTTTTAATAAAAAAGAATTGCCTTTGCAATTCTTAATCAATATTTTCTAATGGATATTGTTTTTTTAAATAAAATAGTAACATTTGAATATCAGCAGGATTTACTCCAGTTATTCTTGAAGCTTGTCCGATATTTAAAGGTCTAATTTTTTCTAGTTTGTCTTTTGCTTCTGTTGCAAGATTATCAACTTTAGAATAATTAATATCTAAAGGAATTTTTTTACGTTCTAGTTTAACTAATTTTTCAACTAGATCACGTTCTTTTTTAACATAACCTTCAAATCTAATTTCAATAACTATTGATTGTAATTGATTAGTTTTTAGTTTTTGTAAGCTTGGAACAAATTCAATTAATTCATCAATTTCAACTGTAGGAATTTTAAGTAATTCATAACCACTATATCCGTGAGTTATATCAGCTTGATTTTTATTTTTTAAATTAATTGCTAATTGTGATTTTGGTGTAAATCTAATTTCTTTTAATTCATCAATAGCTTGTTCTATTTCTTTAACATAAACTAAATATTGTTCTCATTCAGCATCACTAATTAATCCGATTTCTCTTCCATATTGTTTTAATCTAGTTTCAGCATTATCATTTCTTAATAATAATCTATGTTCAGCTCTACTTGTTAATAATCTATAAGGTTCTCAAACACCTTTATTAATTAGATCATCAATCATAACACCAATATAAGCTTCATCTCTTCTTAAAATAATTGGTTCTAAACCATCAATTTTTCTAGAAGCATTAATTCCAGCCATTAACCCTTGACCAGCAGCTTCTTCATACCCACTAGTTCCATTAATTTGACCAGCTGTAAATAAATTTTTAACTGTTTTTAATTCTAAACTTGGTGATAATTGCATTGGATCTATACAATCATATTCAATTGCATAAGCTCAATGCTTTACTCTTACATTTTCAAATCCTGGTAATGACTTTAACATTAATTCTTGAATTTCAATAGGCATAGAAGTTGAAAAACCTTGAACATATCAAGTATCTCCATTTAAAGTTTCAGGTTCTATAAAAATTTGATGAGTGTCTTTTTCTTTAAATCTAACTACTTTATCTTCAAAACTAGGACAATATCTAGGACCAATTGATTCAACAGTTCCAGAATACATTGCAGATTTTTCTAAATTATCTTCAATAATTTTTTTAGTTTCTAAAGTTGAGT encodes:
- a CDS encoding TatD family hydrolase; translated protein: MIDDNKIFDNHIHFNDESKYKDVNVEQLIKESKEHVSGWLCASFDLISSQKAVEFSEQFENVYAAIAVHPNDVQNFDDKVFDEFEKLITNKKVVCVGETGLDYFYSKEYVEKQKEFFKKHIDLAVKYNKVLQMHIRDQKDQFEAYDDVIKIIKNLNQVTKSVHCFSANATYAQKFLDLNCYINIGGAVSFKNAKDLQEAVKIIPLEKMLLETDAPYLAPHPYRGQVNHPKYIYLTALKIAELKNVDVEEVIRITTQNSKKIFNIN
- the mnmG gene encoding tRNA uridine-5-carboxymethylaminomethyl(34) synthesis enzyme MnmG, with protein sequence MKSNYDVIVVGGGHAGVEAALASARLNKKTALINLYEDKIATMPCNPSVGGPAKGIVVREIDALGGEMAKAADATALQTKLLNSSRGPGVWALRVQSDKEEYSKYMRNVIKNQANLELITRACIGLVYDENKAVTGVILDDQTIINAKAVIITTGTYLKSEILKGTSRYESGPNNEITTKGISKSLIDLGIKLMRFKTGTPARVYRDSVDLSKAKVEPGTDMKLAFSFSTNTYTPIEKQEPCYLIHSTLETKKIIEDNLEKSAMYSGTVESIGPRYCPSFEDKVVRFKEKDTHQIFIEPETLNGDTWYVQGFSTSMPIEIQELMLKSLPGFENVRVKHWAYAIEYDCIDPMQLSPSLELKTVKNLFTAGQINGTSGYEEAAGQGLMAGINASRKIDGLEPIILRRDEAYIGVMIDDLINKGVWEPYRLLTSRAEHRLLLRNDNAETRLKQYGREIGLISDAEWEQYLVYVKEIEQAIDELKEIRFTPKSQLAINLKNKNQADITHGYSGYELLKIPTVEIDELIEFVPSLQKLKTNQLQSIVIEIRFEGYVKKERDLVEKLVKLERKKIPLDINYSKVDNLATEAKDKLEKIRPLNIGQASRITGVNPADIQMLLFYLKKQYPLENID